Proteins encoded within one genomic window of Bombus vancouverensis nearcticus chromosome 4, iyBomVanc1_principal, whole genome shotgun sequence:
- the DNAlig3 gene encoding DNA ligase 3 isoform X1 yields the protein MSMSDEEKEEEKPFAVERAKSGRAKCKKCKCPIEKDTVRIAKLVANPFSDGKMKAWHHLSCLFEVFARQRATTKRIDDPEEDVSGWQDLCDEDKTAILQRIEEFENSSPFKTPKTTQVANQSSGSKKRKLTRTTESDPSPNKKPRKKERNGSTCTIDDASDISGSEKTPEKVRKPTRDDAFQEFQRICDNVAKVDAYTDKTAILRKMLTKGSEGDGFNSDVKLWCKMLLPGTAKRIYNLQSKQLVKLFSRILLQDEDEMLEHLEQGDVSETIRVFFENSVALKPALKSVLTIQEVDEFLQQLSLLTKEDEQIRHFRSIVSRCTAGDLKMIIRLIKHDLRINAGPKHILAAVHDHAYKAFQTSRDLDSVIERCWRGSPKFDKPSSSPGSSSNVKITLSLMTPVLPMLAEACKSVEMAMKKCPNGMLAEVKYDGERVQVHKKGNEFRYFSRSLKPVLPHKVNLFKNYIPKAFPDGDDLILDSEILMIDTKTGQPLPFGTLGIHKKAEFKDANACLFVFDCIYYNGVVLLHKSMMERRQILRESMTEIPNRIMLSEIKEVYKSQDLAEMIARVLKMGLEGLVLKDIHSKYEPGKRHWLKVKKDYLYDGAMADSADLVVLGAWYGTGNKGGMMSVFLMGCYDEDRGNWVTVTKVHTGHDDATLVMLQDELDMIKISKDPAKVPSWLRASKPMIPDFVAKDPKKQPVWEITGAEFTNQGVHTADGISIRFPRVTRIRSDKDWSSATTLNDLRRLFKQSSESIDLSLLLSSTSDHKEEGDDKTTRQDTLPNAQAKQERKLKSPSKRNDDFKSIKKNSSPYKSPAKSKATSNRVRADTSKKTNEKVCGSEGTNVSDQKDAELAEFYAFVNNDYIEYSAMGIPLNWIEGRKPENGLPSDAKPLCNLTDNELTSKSILKGAPVSLASGFTKSKEEDIRKLLKTLGAKVLNDQERSAAMYVVHSSKEIPSSLVREFEDVSKKARHVSVSWVEAVVSTCEIQETEEHAVELIADYCSCPCLHR from the exons ATGTCGATGTCGGACGAGGAGAAGGAAGAGGAGAAGCCGTTCGCGGTGGAACGGGCAAAAAGCGGTCGCGCCAAGTGCAAAAAATGCAAGTGCCCCATAGAAAAGGACACCGTAAGGATCGCGAAGCTAGTCGCGAATCCGTTCTCCGATGGCAAAATGAAAGCTTGGCATCACTTGAGCTGTCTGTTCGAGGTGTTCGCCAGACAAAGGGCTACCACCAAGAGAATAGACGATCCCGAGGAAGATGTAAGCGGCTGGCAGGATCTGTGCGACGAGGACAAAACTGCGATTCTTCAAAGAATCGAGGAGTTTGAAAACTCGT CTCCGTTCAAGACTCCGAAGACGACACAGGTCGCGAATCAATCCTCCGGCTCGAAGAAACGCAAACTTACTCGTACGACGGAGTCTGATCCTTCTCCTAACAAAAAACCcaggaagaaagagaggaatGGCTCCACGTGCACCATCGACGACGCATCGGATATCTCAGGATCGGAAAAGACGCCCGAGAAGGTGCGAAAACCGACGAGAGACGACGCGTTTCAGGAATTTCAGCGGATCTGCGATAACGTGGCCAAAGTCGACGCCTACACCGACAAGACGGCGATTCTAAGAAAGATGCTAACCAAAGGGTCCGAAGGTG ATGGTTTCAACAGCGACGTAAAGCTGTGGTGCAAAATGCTGCTTCCGGGGACAGCGAAGAGGATATACAACTTGCAGAGCAAACAATTGGTGAAGCTGTTCTCTCGTATCCTGCTTCAGGACGAGGACGAGATGTTGGAGCATCTCGAGCAAGGAGACGTGAGCGAAACCATCCGAGTGTTTTTCGAAAACAGCGTAGCTTTAAAACCAGCTCTAAAAAGCGTACTTACGATTCAAGAG GTGGACGAGTTTCTGCAGCAGTTGTCGCTTCTAACTAAGGAGGACGAACAGATTCGTCACTTTCGTTCGATCGTTTCCAG ATGCACCGCAGGCGATCTAAAGATGATCATCCGGCTGATCAAGCACGATCTAAGGATAAACGCTGGCCCGAAACATAT TTTGGCCGCGGTACACGATCACGCGTACAAAGCCTTTCAAACGTCCAGGGACTTGGACAGCGTGATCGAACGATGTTGGCGAGGATCCCCGAAATTCGATAAACCGTCTTCGTCGCCGGGTTCATCTTCCAACGTCAAGATTACGCTCTCGCTGATGACACCTGTCTTGCCGATGTTG GCGGAGGCTTGCAAATCCGTGGAAATGGCGATGAAGAAATGCCCGAATGGAATGCTGGCCGAAGTGAAATACGACGGAGAACGGGTCCAAGTGCATAAGAAGGGAAACGAATTTCGCTATTTCAGCAGATCCTTAAAACCGGTGCTTCCTCATAAA GTGAACCTCTTCAAGAATTACATTCCGAAAGCCTTTCCAGACGGCGATGACTTGATTCTAGACTCAGAGATCCTCATGATAGATACCAAAACTGGGCAACCATTACCCTTTGGTACCTTAGGCATTCATAAG AAAGCCGAATTCAAGGATGCCAATGCCTGCTTATTTGTCTTCGATTGTATCTATTATAACGGGGTTGTTTTGTTGCATAA ATCCATGATGGAACGAAGACAAATTTTAAGAGAAAGTATGACGGAGATACCAAACAGGATAATGCTGTCGGAAATCAAGGAAGTCTAT AAATCTCAAGACTTGGCAGAAATGATTGCCAGGGTTCTTAAAATGGGCCTCGAAGGATTGGTGCTTAAGGACATCCAC AGCAAATACGAGCCGGGTAAAAGACATTGGTTGAAGGTAAAAAAGGATTATTTATACGATGGTGCGATGGCCGATAGCGCAGATCTCGTTGTGCTTGGCGCATGGTACGGCACGGGAAACAAAG GCGGTATGATGTCGGTATTCCTGATGGGCTGCTACGACGAAGATCGTGGTAACTGGGTAACAGTAACAAAA GTACACACCGGTCACGACGACGCGACCTTAGTCATGCTTCAGGATGAGCTCGATATGATAAAAATAAGTAAAGATCCGGCCAAAGTACCGTCCTGGTTGCGCGCCAGTAAACCAATGATTCCTGACTTTGTCGCAAAGGATCCAAAG AAACAGCCAGTGTGGGAAATAACGGGAGCAGAATTTACCAATCAAGGTGTTCACACAGCTGACGGTATTAGTATTAGATTTCCACGGGTAACGCGTATTCGTTCTGATAAAGATTGGTCTTCCGCTACTACTTTGAACGATTTGCGACGTCTTTTCAAGCAGAGTTCCGAGTCGATAGATCTTAGCCTTCTTTTGTCTTCGACCTCTGACCATAAGGAAGAAGGTGACGATAAGACAACCAGACAGGATACCTTACCAAATGCACAGGCGAAACAGGAAAGAAAATTAAAGTCTCCGTCGAAAAGAAACGACGATTTCAAATCGATCAAGAAGAATTCCTCTCCGTACAAGTCTCCCGCAAAATCAAAAGCCACCTCTAATCGTGTAAGAGCCGATACTAGCAAAAAAACGAACGAAAAAGTATGCGGCAGCGAAGGAACCAATGTCTCGGATCAAAAGGACGCGGAACTAGCAGAATTTTATGCTTTCGTAAATAACGAT TATATAGAATATTCTGCCATGGGAATTCCACTAAATTGGATCGAGGGACGAAAGCCAGAAAACGGACTTCCGTCGGATGCAAAGCCATTATGTAATCTAACAGATAACGAATTG ACGTCTAAGAGTATTTTAAAGGGCGCGCCAGTCAGTTTAGCGTCAGGTTTTACAAAAAGCAAGGAAGAAGACATTCGCAAGTTACTCAAAAC TCTCGGAGCCAAGGTGTTGAACGATCAGGAAAGATCCGCGGCCATGTACGTGGTTCATTCTTCCAAGGAGATTCCGTCATCCCTTGTGCGC GAGTTTGAGGACGTGTCAAAGAAGGCAAGACACGTAAGTGTCTCTTGGGTAGAGGCAGTTGTCTCGACGTGCGAAATTCAAGAAACGGAAGAGCATGCGGTAGAACTGATCGCCGATTACTGTTCTTGTCCCTGTTTACATCGGTGA
- the DNAlig3 gene encoding DNA ligase 3 isoform X2, which produces MLLPGTAKRIYNLQSKQLVKLFSRILLQDEDEMLEHLEQGDVSETIRVFFENSVALKPALKSVLTIQEVDEFLQQLSLLTKEDEQIRHFRSIVSRCTAGDLKMIIRLIKHDLRINAGPKHILAAVHDHAYKAFQTSRDLDSVIERCWRGSPKFDKPSSSPGSSSNVKITLSLMTPVLPMLAEACKSVEMAMKKCPNGMLAEVKYDGERVQVHKKGNEFRYFSRSLKPVLPHKVNLFKNYIPKAFPDGDDLILDSEILMIDTKTGQPLPFGTLGIHKKAEFKDANACLFVFDCIYYNGVVLLHKSMMERRQILRESMTEIPNRIMLSEIKEVYKSQDLAEMIARVLKMGLEGLVLKDIHSKYEPGKRHWLKVKKDYLYDGAMADSADLVVLGAWYGTGNKGGMMSVFLMGCYDEDRGNWVTVTKVHTGHDDATLVMLQDELDMIKISKDPAKVPSWLRASKPMIPDFVAKDPKKQPVWEITGAEFTNQGVHTADGISIRFPRVTRIRSDKDWSSATTLNDLRRLFKQSSESIDLSLLLSSTSDHKEEGDDKTTRQDTLPNAQAKQERKLKSPSKRNDDFKSIKKNSSPYKSPAKSKATSNRVRADTSKKTNEKVCGSEGTNVSDQKDAELAEFYAFVNNDYIEYSAMGIPLNWIEGRKPENGLPSDAKPLCNLTDNELTSKSILKGAPVSLASGFTKSKEEDIRKLLKTLGAKVLNDQERSAAMYVVHSSKEIPSSLVREFEDVSKKARHVSVSWVEAVVSTCEIQETEEHAVELIADYCSCPCLHR; this is translated from the exons ATGCTGCTTCCGGGGACAGCGAAGAGGATATACAACTTGCAGAGCAAACAATTGGTGAAGCTGTTCTCTCGTATCCTGCTTCAGGACGAGGACGAGATGTTGGAGCATCTCGAGCAAGGAGACGTGAGCGAAACCATCCGAGTGTTTTTCGAAAACAGCGTAGCTTTAAAACCAGCTCTAAAAAGCGTACTTACGATTCAAGAG GTGGACGAGTTTCTGCAGCAGTTGTCGCTTCTAACTAAGGAGGACGAACAGATTCGTCACTTTCGTTCGATCGTTTCCAG ATGCACCGCAGGCGATCTAAAGATGATCATCCGGCTGATCAAGCACGATCTAAGGATAAACGCTGGCCCGAAACATAT TTTGGCCGCGGTACACGATCACGCGTACAAAGCCTTTCAAACGTCCAGGGACTTGGACAGCGTGATCGAACGATGTTGGCGAGGATCCCCGAAATTCGATAAACCGTCTTCGTCGCCGGGTTCATCTTCCAACGTCAAGATTACGCTCTCGCTGATGACACCTGTCTTGCCGATGTTG GCGGAGGCTTGCAAATCCGTGGAAATGGCGATGAAGAAATGCCCGAATGGAATGCTGGCCGAAGTGAAATACGACGGAGAACGGGTCCAAGTGCATAAGAAGGGAAACGAATTTCGCTATTTCAGCAGATCCTTAAAACCGGTGCTTCCTCATAAA GTGAACCTCTTCAAGAATTACATTCCGAAAGCCTTTCCAGACGGCGATGACTTGATTCTAGACTCAGAGATCCTCATGATAGATACCAAAACTGGGCAACCATTACCCTTTGGTACCTTAGGCATTCATAAG AAAGCCGAATTCAAGGATGCCAATGCCTGCTTATTTGTCTTCGATTGTATCTATTATAACGGGGTTGTTTTGTTGCATAA ATCCATGATGGAACGAAGACAAATTTTAAGAGAAAGTATGACGGAGATACCAAACAGGATAATGCTGTCGGAAATCAAGGAAGTCTAT AAATCTCAAGACTTGGCAGAAATGATTGCCAGGGTTCTTAAAATGGGCCTCGAAGGATTGGTGCTTAAGGACATCCAC AGCAAATACGAGCCGGGTAAAAGACATTGGTTGAAGGTAAAAAAGGATTATTTATACGATGGTGCGATGGCCGATAGCGCAGATCTCGTTGTGCTTGGCGCATGGTACGGCACGGGAAACAAAG GCGGTATGATGTCGGTATTCCTGATGGGCTGCTACGACGAAGATCGTGGTAACTGGGTAACAGTAACAAAA GTACACACCGGTCACGACGACGCGACCTTAGTCATGCTTCAGGATGAGCTCGATATGATAAAAATAAGTAAAGATCCGGCCAAAGTACCGTCCTGGTTGCGCGCCAGTAAACCAATGATTCCTGACTTTGTCGCAAAGGATCCAAAG AAACAGCCAGTGTGGGAAATAACGGGAGCAGAATTTACCAATCAAGGTGTTCACACAGCTGACGGTATTAGTATTAGATTTCCACGGGTAACGCGTATTCGTTCTGATAAAGATTGGTCTTCCGCTACTACTTTGAACGATTTGCGACGTCTTTTCAAGCAGAGTTCCGAGTCGATAGATCTTAGCCTTCTTTTGTCTTCGACCTCTGACCATAAGGAAGAAGGTGACGATAAGACAACCAGACAGGATACCTTACCAAATGCACAGGCGAAACAGGAAAGAAAATTAAAGTCTCCGTCGAAAAGAAACGACGATTTCAAATCGATCAAGAAGAATTCCTCTCCGTACAAGTCTCCCGCAAAATCAAAAGCCACCTCTAATCGTGTAAGAGCCGATACTAGCAAAAAAACGAACGAAAAAGTATGCGGCAGCGAAGGAACCAATGTCTCGGATCAAAAGGACGCGGAACTAGCAGAATTTTATGCTTTCGTAAATAACGAT TATATAGAATATTCTGCCATGGGAATTCCACTAAATTGGATCGAGGGACGAAAGCCAGAAAACGGACTTCCGTCGGATGCAAAGCCATTATGTAATCTAACAGATAACGAATTG ACGTCTAAGAGTATTTTAAAGGGCGCGCCAGTCAGTTTAGCGTCAGGTTTTACAAAAAGCAAGGAAGAAGACATTCGCAAGTTACTCAAAAC TCTCGGAGCCAAGGTGTTGAACGATCAGGAAAGATCCGCGGCCATGTACGTGGTTCATTCTTCCAAGGAGATTCCGTCATCCCTTGTGCGC GAGTTTGAGGACGTGTCAAAGAAGGCAAGACACGTAAGTGTCTCTTGGGTAGAGGCAGTTGTCTCGACGTGCGAAATTCAAGAAACGGAAGAGCATGCGGTAGAACTGATCGCCGATTACTGTTCTTGTCCCTGTTTACATCGGTGA